One Dermacentor andersoni chromosome 6, qqDerAnde1_hic_scaffold, whole genome shotgun sequence genomic window carries:
- the LOC140219088 gene encoding uncharacterized protein: protein MGAAGAAGLAVINSGQPTFARRSGTATVIDLALVSERCSYEWQRAPDTAGSDHFPISLSPVRPNRGATRMYTVVRWPMFRDFCAQTPPGDDFFAHIAECANRASKRVAVPAGSPCPDIKLLNVRAARRRAQRRAMRTGAEGDWTLYKRLDAVCRRHARQLRRRSWAGLCSSLAQPCNERRGWRVLRALLNPKAPRFPVLAIAIARGISELELAELLANAFAATPPASSAPPAVLQALYAAVFVRGEAHTNHAQAITSLCESDFTHHELQRALSRGRHRRSAPGADGITLQMLRNLEEPQRRLLLDAYNDVLHSGSLPDSWRHAVIVPVLKRGKPPHSPASYRPISLTSIPGKTMEAMALSRLRWIADARGALPPEQCGFRARRSTADCIAVVVGTLEQARLDRETAFLLLLDVQSAFDCLPHDTILSAVRALGVEGRLLAYIEAFLAGRTSAVRVGGTVGSPRPVGCGVPQGSVLSPLLFNLALAPIIECIPKTGRFPLRAVLYADDIALLVHGPTSATGEMRYRLQEALDGVANFLRAIGLRLSSTKSEAILIRPCGVRRRTGCVLVEGVPLPWRPTVRYLGLTIDNRLTWFAAVRRLRAEMRRVESAVRGLLARGDGCPASFAAALYSAVALPKVLYALPLCRVSARLWKLIDSDHRRVLRMCHGLPRSSRVAETLAETGAWPVSLTADLRALGHLERLSCAPDAGPILSLIRCLPQSRVGTVCELHDSLVVDPPPVPPTWPPPHQRTPLHVCLDLPGVRSKHRTPLCAVQQEAAARIEDDLAGMTHLYADGSAFSDGSAAAACVAPELGITKQCRLYYRASSTTAELAGLHLAADILEESPHITSAAILCDSRSALQQLLLDERAPPLAQRLAVRLHVLQGRCNLRL from the coding sequence ATGGGCGCGGCCGGTGCGGCGGGCCTTGCCGTCATCAACAGCGGCCAGCCCACCTTCGCCCGTCGCAGCGGGACCGCCACGGTGATCGATCTCGCGCTTGTTTCGGAGCGCTGCTCATACGAGTGGCAGCGTGCCCCGGACACCGCGGGATCCGACCACTTCCCCATCTCCCTCTCCCCCGTGCGGCCGAATCGCGGCGCCACGCGCATGTACACGGTCGTGCGCTGGCCCATGTTCCGCGATTTCTGTGCCCAAACACCGCCCGGCGACGATTTCTTCGCGCACATCGCAGAGTGCGCGAATCGGGCTTCGAAGCGTGTTGCCGTACCTGCCGGTTCCCCTTGCCCGGACATCAAGCTCCTCAATGTGCGcgccgctcgccgccgcgctcagCGGAGAGCGATGCGAACCGGAGCCGAGGGGGACTGGACTTTGTACAAACGCCTGGACGCTGTGTGCAGACGACACGCCCGTCAGCTGCGCCGCCGATCTTGGGCCGGCCTCTGCTCGTCGCTCGCCCAGCCGTGCAACGAGCGCCGTGGATGGCGAGTCCTCCGGGCCCTCCTGAACCCGAAGGCACCGCGGTTCCCGGTGCTAGCCATCGCCATAGCGCGCGGGATCAGCGAGCTGGAGCTCGCAGAGCTTCTGGCGAACGCTTTTGCTGCCACCCCTCCTGCTTCCAGCGCGCCCCCGGCTGTGTTACAGGCGCTCTACGCTGCGGTGTTCGTGCGGGGCGAAGCTCACACAAACCACGCACAGGCAATCACAAGCCTGTGCGAGAGTGACTTCACTCATCACGAGCTGCAGCGGGCCCTGTCGCGCGGCCGGCACCGCCGCAGCGCGCCTGGGGCGGACGGGATCACGCTGCAGATGCTGCGAAACCTGGAGGAGCCGCAGCGCCGCCTCCTGCTCGACGCTTACAACGACGTCCTGCACAGCGGCTCCCTCCCGGATTCGTGGCGACATGCTGTAATCGTCCCCGTGCTGAAACGCGGCAAGCCACCTCACAGCCCTGCCTCATACcggccgatctccctcacgtctaTCCCGGGCAAGACGATGGAGGCGATGGCTCTGTCCCGGCTCCGGTGGATTGCGGATGCCCGCGGTGCCCTACCTCCCGAGCAGTGCGGCTTCCGCGCTCGCCGCTCCACGGCGGACTGCATCGCTGTCGTCGTCGGCACCCTCGAGCAGGCCAGGCTTGACAGGGAGACTGCCTTCTTGCTGCTCCTCGATGTCCAGAGCGCATTCGACTGCCTCCCTCACGACACCATCCTCTCGGCCGTGCGGGCGCTCGGTGTGGAGGGCAGGCTCCTTGCTTACATTGAGGCATTCCTCGCCGGGAGAACATCAGCTGTCCGAGTCGGGGGCACGGTCGGCTCGCCCCGTCCTGTGGGctgcggtgtgcctcagggaAGCGTGTTGAGCCCGCTTTTGTTCAACCTTGCCCTCGCGCCCATCATCGAGTGCATTCCCAAAACGGGCCGCTTCCCTCTGCGTGCTGtgctctacgcagacgacatcgcgCTTCTCGTGCACGGGCCGACCTCTGCGACGGGGGAGATGCGCTACCGGCTTCAGGAGGCGCTGGACGGCGTCGCGAACTTCCTGCGCGCCATCGGCTTGCGGCTGTCGTCGACGAAATCCGAGGCTATCCTGATCCGCCCCTGCGGTGTTCGCCGCCGCACCGGCTGCGTGCTCGTCGAAGGAGTGCCCCTGCCCTGGCGCCCGACAGTGCGGTACCTGGGGCTCACGATAGACAACCGCCTCACGTGGTTCGCTGCTGTGCGCCGGCTGCGCGCTGAGATGCGCCGAGTGGAGAGTGCGGTGCGCGGCCTTCTCGCCCGTGGCGACGGCTGCCCTGCCTCGTTCGCGGCGGCGCTCTACTCTGCGGTGGCTCTGCCGAAAGTGTTGTACGCGCTACCACTGTGTCGTGTCAGTGCCCGGCTGTGGAAGCTCATCGACAGCGACCACCGCCGAGTGCTTCGCATGTGCCACGGCCTCCCTCGCTCATCGCGGGTTGCGGAGACGCTCGCGGAAACCGGCGCGTGGCCCGTCTCTTTGACGGCTGACCTGCGTGCCCTCGgtcacctcgagcgcctctcctGTGCCCCGGACGCGGGACCCATCCTGTCCCTCATCCGTTGCCTGCCCCAGTCACGAGTGGGAACAGTGTGCGAACTGCATGACAGCCTGGTGGTCGACCCTCCGCCCGTACCGCCGACCTGGCCACCGCCACACCAGCGCACGCCACTTCACGTGTGTCTCGACCTCCCGGGCGTCCGCTCCAAACATCGCACGCCTCTCTGCGCTGTACAGCAGGAGGCTGCTGCCAGGATCGAGGACGACCTGGCAGGAATGACGCACCTGTATGCCGATGGCTCCGCCTTCAGCGACGGCTCGGCGGCTGCCGCCTGTGTTGCTCCCGAACTTGGCATCACGAAGCAGTGCCGGCTCTACTACCGGGCTTCCTCTACCACGGCGGAGCTAGCTGGACTTCACCTCGCTGCGGACATCCTCGAGGAGTCGCCGCACATCACCAGCGCGGCGATTCTCTGCGACTCGAGGTCCGCGCTGCAACAGCTGCTACTCGACGAGCGCGCGCCGCCCCTTGCACAGCGCCTTGCCGTCCGTCTGCACGTACTGCAGGGGCGTTGCAACCTACGCCTGTAG